Proteins found in one Taeniopygia guttata chromosome 27, bTaeGut7.mat, whole genome shotgun sequence genomic segment:
- the LOC100218826 gene encoding feather keratin 1-like: protein MSCYSPCRPCQPCGPTPLANSCNEPCVRQCQDSTVIIEPSPVVVTLPGPILSSFPQNTVVGSSTSAAVGSILSSQGVPISSGGFGLSGLGSGLCGTRCLPC, encoded by the coding sequence ATGTCCTGCTACAGCCCGTGccggccctgccagccctgcggccccaccccgctggccaacagctgcaaTGAGCCctgtgtcaggcagtgccaggactCCACCGTCATCATCGAACCCTCGCCCGTGGTGGtgaccctgcccggccccatcctcagctccttcccacagaACACCGTGGTGGGATCCTCCACCTCGGCTGCTGTTGGCAGCATCCTCAGCTCTCAGGGAGtgcccatcagctctgggggctttggCCTCTCTGGCTTGGGCAGTGGCCTCTGTGGCACCAGGTGCCTcccctgctga
- the LOC140680712 gene encoding feather keratin 1-like, which translates to MSCYSPCRPCQPCGPTPLANSCNEPCVRQCQDSTVFIQPSPVVVTLPGPILSSFPQNTAVGSSTSAAVGSILSSQGVPISSGGFGLSGLGSGLCGMRRFPC; encoded by the coding sequence ATGTCCTGCTACAGCCCGTGccggccctgccagccctgcggccccaccccgctggccaacagctgcaaTGAGCCctgtgtcaggcagtgccaggactCCACCGTGTTCATCCAGCCCTCGCCCGTGGTGGtgaccctgcccggccccatcctcagctccttcccacagaACACCGCCGTGGGATCCTCCACCTCGGCTGCTGTTGGCAGCATCCTCAGCTCTCAGGGAGtgcccatcagctctgggggctttggCCTCTCTGGCTTGGGCAGTGGCCTCTGTGGCATGAGGCGCTTcccctgctga